The genomic interval CTCCCAATCCCTACGGGGACGGAAGGGCGTCGGAGAGGATAGCGAAAGCCCTCGACGATGTAGTCGAGGGCTAGCGAGCGGGTCTGGCCGGCGTTCCCACCGCTGTGATTCCTCCCGGCAGGTCGTACACGATTGTGGCTCCCGCTCCGACGGTGGTCCAGGCTCCGACGGTGACGTCCGGGACCGCCCGGCTTCCTATGCCCATGAAGGACCCTTCCTTCAGGGTAACGGCCCCGGCCAGGTTGCATCCCGGCGCCACGTGGACGAAGTTCCCTATGTGGCAGTCGTGGTCCACCGTGGCTCCGGTGTTTATTATGGCGTGGCTTCCCAGAACCGAGTCCGGCTGGACCACCGCTCCGGCGAAGACCACCGTGCCAGGGCCTATCCTTACCGATGGATCGACGATAGCGGAAGGGTGAACGGCGGAGATCCAATCCACCCCCTCAATCCTACGGGCGATTTTTCGTCTCGTCTCGTTGACCCCCACTGCGATAACCGCCGAGGGGTTCTTGTATTCCCTGACGACATCCATGGGGCCCGCTACGGTTATTCCCGATACCTTCGTACCCCACAGTTTTTCGTCGTCGTCCAGTACGGTAGCCACATGGTATCCCAATGCCTTCAATGTGGCTATGACCACCTTGCCGTGTCCTCCCGCGCCGAGAACGAAGACGTCTCTCATCGGGAGCCTCCGAAGGGCGGCATGGTGGCGTGGTCTCCCGAGCTTATGCCTTCCCTGCGGAACACCGATTTCACCGTCATGACGAGTATCTTCCAGTCCAGTCTTCTGGACCAGTTGTCCACGTACCATATGTCCAGGGAGAACTTGTCCTCCCAGGACAGGGCGTTCCTTCCGTTCACCTGAGCCCAGCCGGTCACCCCCGGTCGGACCAGATGGCGTCTGGACTGTTCCGGACTGTAGAGAGGTAGGTATTCGACCAGCAGAGGCCTGGGGCCCACCAGGCTCATATCTCCCTTCAGGACGTTGAACAGCTCGGGCAGTTCGTCCAGGCTGGTGCTGCGGAGGAACCTTCCGAAGGGAGGAAGTCTCTTTTCGTCCGGCAGGAGTTCGCCTCTTTCGTCCCTGCCGTCTGTCATGGTGCGGAACTTTATCATGTGGAAGATCCGTCCGTTCAGTCCCGGCCTTCTCTGCTCGAAGAATATGGGATGGCCCAGCTTGGACCGAACAGCCAGGGACACCGCCGCCAGTATCGGAGACAGGACCACGATGCCGGCAGCCGCCAGGCATATGTCGACGGCTCTTTTGATAGGATCGGTTACGGAGGGATGGGGATTTTTCACCGTTTCAGGGCCTTCTTTACCGCCTCTATGACCCTGTACTGCTGCTGCTCCGTCATGGAGGTGCCGGAGGGGAGGCACAGGCCGTTCTCGAAGAGCCTGTCTCCTACGCTTATCCCGTCGTCGTGGGAAGCGTAGCCGCAGCCCTCGAACACCGGCTGAAGGTGCATTGGCTTCCAGACCGGCCGGCTCTCTATGTTCTCATCTCCCAGGGCCTTCCATATGTCCATGGCGGTGGTACCGGTCTCGTCGGGATCGACGGTTATGGAGGTGAGCCACATGGAGGATCTTCCCTTTTCGGCCTCGGGCATCAGGGCGATTCCCGGTATGTCCGAGAATGCCTTTGCATATCTTTTGTAGACGGTCCTCTTGGCCTCGACCCTCTCGTTCAGGTGAAGCATCTGCCCTCTGCCTATGGCGGCCAGGACGTTGCTCATCCTGTAGTTGTAGCCTATCTCGCTGTGCTGATACCAGGGAGCCTTGTCCCTGGCCTGGGTGGCCCAGAAGAAGGCCTTCTCCCTGGATTCGGGGTCGTCCAGCAGGAGCATCCCTCCTCCGGAGGTGGTTATTATCTTGTTCCCGTTGTAGGAAAGCACCGAGTAGCGTCCGAAGGTGCCGCACTTTCTGCCGTCGTATTCGGCTCCAAGGGCCTCCGCCGAGTCCTCCAGTACCGGGATGTCGTGGTTGTCGAAGATGGGCATGAGCTCGTCCCATTTGGGGGCCTGGCCGTATAGCTCCGCCACTATGGCCGCCTTGGGCTTTATTCCCTTGGAGGACAGGTCGTCTATGGCGCGCTCCAGGGCCCGAGGCGACATGTTCCAGGTGTCCTCGTCGGAGTCGACGAAGTAGGGCTTGGCTCCCATGAAGGTTACAGGACTGACCGACGCTATGAAGGTCAGGCTGGAGCAGAGAACCACGTCTCCGGCCTCTACGCCCAGAAGTCTCAGTCCCAGGTGAAGCGCCGCCGTGCCCGAGCTGAGAGCCAGGGCCTGAGGTCTTCCTATATAATCGGACGTCTCCCTCTCGAATGCGTCCACCTGAGGTCCCAGAGGGGCTATCCAGCCCGATTCGAAGGCTTCGTGGACGAAACGAAGCTCGTCTCCGCTCATGTGAGGTGGGGACAGTATTATTCGTTCTCGTTGCGTAGTCAAAGGGTCACCCTCTTCATTTTTGATTTAGACCGGTTTCGATCGATATTCTATCACGCTTTTACGTCCAGATGCCCGTGGACGATTATGGGTTTGCTGGGAGGCGGGGCCTTTTCCGGTTCCCGTTCCTCCGGCTCGTCCTTCTCCTCTTTATCCTCGTCTTTTTCACGATCCTGTTCCTGTCGGAGCTCTTCCTCCAGGGCCTCTTCCCAGTCTTTTTTGCTCCCCTTTCCGTCCTTCCCTCTTCTCTCCACTCTCTTCAGTCTGGTCGGAGCTATGGATTTTACCGGCCTTATACTCTCTATCCTCTCGGTCATCGGATATCCCTCCTCGTAAATGGCTCTCCTTTGTTTTTTCGTACTCCTCGAGGGGTTTCTATAGTTGAAGATTTAAACTATAAACGAGTTTCTTAGTGTGCTTTCTTTTTCGACGATCTATAAATCGAACGAAGGTTTTCTAAATCGGAGTTTATGGACTCCGGCTTGGTTTATTTTGGTTTA from Dethiosulfovibrio faecalis carries:
- a CDS encoding acetyltransferase, which produces MRDVFVLGAGGHGKVVIATLKALGYHVATVLDDDEKLWGTKVSGITVAGPMDVVREYKNPSAVIAVGVNETRRKIARRIEGVDWISAVHPSAIVDPSVRIGPGTVVFAGAVVQPDSVLGSHAIINTGATVDHDCHIGNFVHVAPGCNLAGAVTLKEGSFMGIGSRAVPDVTVGAWTTVGAGATIVYDLPGGITAVGTPARPAR
- a CDS encoding DegT/DnrJ/EryC1/StrS family aminotransferase — encoded protein: MTTQRERIILSPPHMSGDELRFVHEAFESGWIAPLGPQVDAFERETSDYIGRPQALALSSGTAALHLGLRLLGVEAGDVVLCSSLTFIASVSPVTFMGAKPYFVDSDEDTWNMSPRALERAIDDLSSKGIKPKAAIVAELYGQAPKWDELMPIFDNHDIPVLEDSAEALGAEYDGRKCGTFGRYSVLSYNGNKIITTSGGGMLLLDDPESREKAFFWATQARDKAPWYQHSEIGYNYRMSNVLAAIGRGQMLHLNERVEAKRTVYKRYAKAFSDIPGIALMPEAEKGRSSMWLTSITVDPDETGTTAMDIWKALGDENIESRPVWKPMHLQPVFEGCGYASHDDGISVGDRLFENGLCLPSGTSMTEQQQYRVIEAVKKALKR
- a CDS encoding sugar transferase, with protein sequence MKNPHPSVTDPIKRAVDICLAAAGIVVLSPILAAVSLAVRSKLGHPIFFEQRRPGLNGRIFHMIKFRTMTDGRDERGELLPDEKRLPPFGRFLRSTSLDELPELFNVLKGDMSLVGPRPLLVEYLPLYSPEQSRRHLVRPGVTGWAQVNGRNALSWEDKFSLDIWYVDNWSRRLDWKILVMTVKSVFRREGISSGDHATMPPFGGSR